Proteins found in one Onychomys torridus chromosome 21, mOncTor1.1, whole genome shotgun sequence genomic segment:
- the Wiz gene encoding protein Wiz isoform X2 → MEGLLAGGLAAPDRPRGPERLPGPAPREDIEGGAEAAEGEGDIFRSAHYLPITKEGPRDILDGRSGISDGQPHPGLSEALPRATSATHRISSCYWDGDSLDFQPGSPPPHLLGPFPASLDVQGSWEHLMVQEAGEGILSEQRFEDSVIVRTMKPHAKLKGSRKFLHHQGELKFLEKYHSSHHKFDWLQGADEQGPLKDAGLHLDLPAQPSTVTSFRRVIVPVDDTPKTLDMEVLGTREDLEDFAELAQPSEWGLHTSASEVATQTWTVNSEASVERLQPLLSPVQTQPYLCELLQEVADGVDSQEEEEEEEPAVFPCLECSIYFKHKEHLLEHMSQHRRAPGQEPPADLAPLACSECGWAFTEPTALEQHWQLHQASREKIIEEIQKLKQFPGDEGREARLQCPKCVFGTNSSKAFMQHAKLHVREILPSQQAKEPYRGGSPVVDVGTLVCPSYGDSSGLSACIYCDFTAPSKSLLREHTRLVHAHAHWEEDGETFESNLTSQPGTSQDTYIHFPDTATMDYFGKSEPLLASWWQENPAGYDQGLAFGPDHQQRGMRDFPLLNSGQRPLEKLAFPSPMASASYSIQLNRNKSTVYLQRMEDKSRPWSEEEEEEEDEDVVLTSEMDFTSDNRAFPLPAIPSLIPQPALELKQTFQDALQAVEASQGQQQQLQGMVPIVLVAKLRPQVMAAASRASPKLPPEGLGLASTHPLDFLLLDTPLGGSLGLNTLLEGDPAMALKHEERKCPYCPDRFHNGIGLANHVRGHLNRVGVSYNVRHFISAEEVKAIERRFSFQKKKKKVANFDPGTFSLMRCDFCGAGFDTRAGLSSHARAHLRDFGITNWELTISPINILQELLATSAAELPPSPLGREPGGPPGSFLTSRRPRFPLTVPFPSTWAEDPGPIYGDGLCSEENTMVAMDLGSPLLPKKTLPVSGTLEQVASRLSSKVAAEVPHGSKQELPDLKAQSLTTCEVCGACFETRKGLSSHARSHLRQLGVAESESSGAPIDLLYELVKQKGLPDAPLGLPPNLTKKSNSPKELIAGASRPGLLALAKPMDAPAVNKAIKSPPSFSAKGLAHPSSSPLLKKAPLTLAGSPTPKNPEDKSPQLSLSPRPTSPKAQWPQSEDEGPLNLTLDSDGGRELDCQLCGAWFETRKGLSSHARAHLRHLGISDPDAKGSPIDVLHGLIRRDGIQIRLPPGRGALAQLGRPPPASTALSLLPPPPPAKKAKLKASASGPEPTRDIRCEFCGEFFENRKGLSSHARSHLRQMGVTEWYVNGSPIDTLREILKRRTQSRPGGHLHPPGPTPKALAKVVGSGGPGSSLEARSPSDLHISPLAKKLPPPPGSPLGHSPTASPPPTARKMFSGLATPSLPKKLKPEQMRVEIKREMLPGALHGEPHPSEGPWGTPREDMAPLNLSSRAEPVRDIRCEFCGEFFENRKGLSSHARSHLRQMGVTEWSVNGSPIDTLREILKKKSKLCLIKKEPPAGDLAPALAEDGSPTAAPGAMHSPMPLSPLASRPGKPGAGPTQVPRELSLSPITGAKPSATSYLGSVATKRPLQEDRFLPAEVKAKTYIQTELPFKAKTLHEKTSHSSTEACCELCGLYFENRKALASHARAHLRQFGVTEWCVNGSPIETLSEWIKHRPQKVGAYRSYIQGGRPFTKKFRSAGHGRDSDKRPPLGLAPGGLSLVGRSAGGEPGPEAGRAADSGERPLATSPPGTVKSEEHQRQNINKFERRQARPPDASAARGGEEANDLQQKLEEVRQPPPRVRPVPSLVPRPPQTSLVKFVGNIYTLKCRFCEVEFQGPLSIQEEWVRHLQRHILEMNFSKADPPPEEPQAPQAQTAAVEAP, encoded by the exons ATGGAGGGGTTACTGGCAGGTGGCCTTGCTGCCCCAGATCGTCCTCGAGGCCCAGAGAGACTGCCTGGCCCAGCTCCAAGAGAGGACATCGAGGGTGGGGCAGAAGCTGCTGAGGGGGAAGGTGATATTTTTCGATCTGCTCATTACCTACCAATCACGAAGGAAGGACCACGAGACATTCTGGATGGCCGAAGTGGCATTTCTG ATGGGCAGCCCCATCCTGGCCTCAGCGAAGCCCTCCCCCGTGCCACCTCCGCCACCCATCGGATCAGCAGCTG CTACTGGGATGGAGACAGCCTGGACTTTCAGCCGGGCTCCCCACCACCCCATCTTCTGGGCCCCTTCCCTGCATCCCTTGATGTTCAGGGGTCTTGGGAGCACCTCATGGTCCAGGAGGCCGGGGAGGGCATCCTGTCTGAGCAGAGGTTCGAGGACTCAGTTATTGTGAGAACTATGAAACCCCATGCCAAGCTCAAGGGCTCTAGAAAGTTCTTGCACCACCAGGGTGAACTGAAGTTCTTAGAGAAATaccattcaagccaccacaagtTTGACTGGCTCCAAGGTGCAGATGAACAGGGGCCTCTGAAGGATGCAGGGTTACACCTGGACCTCCCTGCCCAGCCATCGACTGTCACTTCCTTCAGGAGGGTAATTGTGCCAGTGGATGACACTCCTAAGACACTGGACATGGAGGTTTTGGGTACCAGAGAGGACCTAGAGGACTTTGCGGAACTGGCCCAGCCTTCTGAGTGGGGCCTCCACACGTCAGCCTCAGAAGTGGCCACACAGACCTGGACAGTGAACTCTGAAGCATCTGTGGAGCGACTGCAGCCCCTCCTGTCCCCAGTCCAGACCCAGCCATACCTGTGTGAACTTTTGCAGGAAGTAGCTGATGGGGTGGAcagccaggaggaggaggaggaggaggagccagctGTGTTTCCGTGCCTTGAGTGCAGCATCTACTTCAAGCACAAGGAGCACCTCTTAGAACACATGAGCCAGCACCGCCGAGCACCAGGCCAGGAGCCCCCAGCTGACCTGGCTCCACTGGCCTGTAGCGAATGTGGCTGGGCCTTCACAGAGCCTACTGCCCTGGAGCAGCACTGGCAACTACACCAGGCTTCCCGGGAGAAGATTATTGAAGAAATCCAAAAGCTGAAGCAATTTCCAGGTGATGAGGGCCGCGAGGCACGGCTGCAGTGCCCCAAGTGTGTCTTTGGCACCAATTCCTCTAAAGCCTTCATGCAACATGCCAAGCTGCATGTGCGTGAGATCCTGCCCAGCCAGCAGGCCAAGGAACCTTACAGGGGTGGCAGCCCAGTCGTAGATGTCGGCACCCTCGTCTGTCCCTCCTATGGAGACTCCTCAGGCCTCAGTGCCTGCATTTACTGTGACTTCACAGCACCTAGCAAGAGTCTGCTCAGGGAGCACACAAGGCTCGTACATGCCCATGCCCACTGGGAGGAGGATGGCGAGACCTTTGAGTCAAACCTCACTAGTCAGCCAGGGACTAGCCAGGATACATACATCCACTTCCCTGATACTGCTACCATGGACTATTTTGGCAAGTCTGAgcctctcttggcctcttggtGGCAGGAGAACCCTGCTGGATATGACCAGGGCCTAGCCTTTGGCCCAGACCATCAGCAGCGAGGCATGAGAGATTTCCCACTGTTAAACTCAGGCCAGCGGCCTCTTGAAAAGCTGGCTTTTCCTTCCCCCATGGCATCTGCTTCCTACTCCATACAGctcaatagaaacaaaagcactGTCTACCTTCAGAGAATGGAAGACAAGAGTCGCCCTTggagtgaagaggaggaggaggaggaagatgaagatgtAGTGCTAACTTCTGAAATGGATTTCACTTCTGATAATAGGGCTTTTCCACTCCCAGCCATCCCTAGCCTCATCCCTCAACCAGCCCTAGAGTTGAAGCAGACTTTCCAAGATGCCCTGCAGGCAGTTGAGGCCTCACAgggtcagcagcagcagctccaagGAATGGTGCCCATTGTTCTGGTGGCGAAGCTCAGGCCACAGGTCATGGCTGCAGCCAGCCGGGCATCCCCAAAGCTGCCACCTGAGGGACTGGGGCTGGCAAGCACCCATCCCCTGGACTTCCTGCTCCTAGATACACCCTTGGGTGGATCACTGGGTCTGAACACACTCCTAGAAGGGGATCCGGCCATGGCTCTAAAGCATGAGGAACGGAAATGCCCCTACTGTCCTGATCGTTTCCACAATGGCATCGGGCTGGCCAATCATGTTCGAGGCCACCTGAACCGTGTGGGTGTCAGCTACAATGTTCGGCATTTCATCTCTGCAGAGGAGGTGAAGGCCATTGAACGCAGGTTTTCcttccagaagaaaaagaaaaaag TGGCTAACTTCGACCCTGGCACCTTTAGCCTGATGCGATGTGACTTCTGTGGGGCTGGTTTTGATACTCGGGCTGGCCTTTCCAGTCATGCCCGGGCCCACCTTCGTGACTTTGGCATCACCAACTGGGAGCTTACCATCTCACCCATCAACATCCTGCAGGAGCTGCTGGCCACCTCAGCAGCTGAGTTGCCCCCGAGTCCCCTGGGCCGTGAGCCTGGTGGGCCACCTGGAAGCTTCCTGACTTCACGCCGGCCACGCTTCCCTCTCACCGTGCCCTTCCCATCCACCTGGGCTGAGGATCCTGGGCCAATCTACGGAGATG GCCTTTGTTCTGAGGAAAACACAATGGTGGCCATGGACTTGGGGTCTCCCTTACTCCCAAAGAAGACCCTGCCTGTCTCTGGGACCCTGGAACAGGTGGCCAGTCGGCTGAGCAGCAAAGTGGCTGCAGAGGTTCCTCATGGCAGCAAACAGGAGCTGCCAGACCTCAAGG CCCAGAGCCTGACCACCTGTGAGGTCTGCGGTGCCTGCTTTGAAACACGAAAGGGCCTATCCAGCCACGCACGTTCACATCTGCGGCAGCTGGGGGTTGCAGAGTCAGAAAGCAGTGGTGCTCCCATCGACCTTCTCTATGAGCTGGTGAAGCAGAAGGGCCTGCCTGACGCTCCCCTTGGGCTGCCCCCTAACCTGACCAAGAAGTCCAACTCACCAAAGGAGTTGATTGCTGGGGCCTCCAGGCCTGGCCTGCTCGCCCTGGCCAAACCTATGGATGCCCCTGCTGTTAACAAAGCCATCAAGTCACCTCCAAGCTTCTCAGCCAAGGGCCTGGCCCACCCATCCAGCTCTCCACTCCTCAAGAAGGCCCCACTTACTCTGGCAGGATCTCCTACACCCAAGAATCCTGAAGACAAGAGCCCCCAGCTATCCCTGAGTCCCCGGCCGACCTCCCCAAAGGCACAATGGCCCCAGTCTGAGGATGAGGGGCCTCTGAATCTCA CTTTAGATAGTGACGGGGGCAGAGAGCTGGACTGCCAGCTGTGCGGTGCCTGGTTTGAGACCCGCAAGGGCCTGTCCAGCCACGCCCGTGCCCACCTGCGCCACCTGGGCATCAGCGACCCGGATGCCAAGGGATCCCCCATAGACGTGCTCCACGGGCTCATCAGGAGGGACGGCATCCAGATCCGCCTCCCACCCGGGCGGGGAGCCCTGGCCCAGCTGGGGcggcctcctcctgcctccacggCCCTCTCCTTGCTCCCTCCCCCACCGCCGGCCAAGAAGGCCAAGCTGAAGGCCTCGG CTTCAGGCCCAGAGCCAACAAGAGACATCCGCTGTGAGTTCTGTGGTGAGTTCTTTGAGAACCGAAAGGGCCTGTCCAGCCATGCGCGCTCCCACCTGCGGCAGATGGGTGTGACTGAGTGGTATGTGAATGGTTCACCCATCGACACACTGCGGGAGATCTTGAAGAGACGGACCCAATCCAGGCCAGGTGGACACCTCCACCCACCAGGGCCTACCCCAAAAGCCCTAGCCAAGGTGGTGGGTAGCGGAGGTCCTGGCAGCTCACTAGAAGCCCGCAGTCCCTCGGATCTTCACATTTCACCCCTGGCCAAGAAGTTGCCACCGCCACCAGGCAGTCCCCTGGGCCATTCACCaactgcttctcctcctcccacGGCCCGGAAGATGTTCTCAGGCCTTGCTACTCCCTCCCTGCCCAAGAAACTGAAGCCTGAACAAATGAGAGTGGAAATCAAGCGGGAGATGCTGCCAGGGGCCCTTCATGGGGAGCCACACCCATCTGAGGGTCCCTGGGGCACGCCTCGAGAAGATATGGCACCCTTGAACCTGT CATCCAGGGCAGAGCCAGTGCGTGACATCCGTTGCGAGTTCTGTGGTGAGTTCTTTGAGAACCGCAAAGGCCTGTCCAGCCATGCGCGCTCCCACCTGCGCCAGATGGGTGTGACTGAGTGGTCTGTCAATGGCTCACCCATCGACACACTGCGGGAGATCCTGAAGAAGAAGTCCAAGCTGTGCCTCATCAAGAAAGAGCCTCCAGCTGGAGACCTGGCTCCTGCCCTGGCTGAGGATGGCTCCCCCACAGCAGCTCCTGGGGCTATGCATTCCCCAATGCCTTTGTCACCCCTGGCTAGCCGGCCTGGAAAACCAGGAGCTGGGCCAACCCAGGTTCCCCGGGAGCTCAGCCTGTCACCCATCACAGGGGCCAAGCCCTCAGCTACCAGCTACCTGGGCTCAGTGGCAACTAAACGGCCCCTACAGGAGGACCGCTTCCTCCCAGCAGAGGTCAAGGCCAAGACCTACATCCAGACTGAACTGCCCTTCAAGGCAAAGACTCTGCATGAGAAGACCTCCCACTCCT CCACCGAGGCCTGCTGTGAGCTCTGTGGCCTTTACTTTGAAAACCGCAAAGCCCTAGCCAGCCATGCGAGGGCGCACCTTCGGCAGTTCGGTGTGACAGAGTGGTGTGTCAACGGCTCTCCCATCGAGACGCTGAGTGAGTGGATCAAACACCGGCCCCAGAAAGTGGGCGCCTACCGAAGCTACATCCAGGGTGGCCGCCCCTTTACCAAGAAGTTCCGCAGCGCCGGCCATGGCCGTGACAGTGACAAGCGGCCACCCCTGGGGCTGGCACCTGGGGGCCTGTCCCTGGTTGGCCGAAGTGCTGGGGGGGAGCCGGGGCCTGAGGCTGGCAGGGCAGCTGACAGTGGTGAACGGCCTCTGGCAACCAGCCCACCTGGGACCGTGAAGTCAGAGGAGCACCAACGGCAGAATATCAATA AATTTGAACGCAGACAAGCCCGCCCCCCTGACGCCTCTGCAGCTAGGGGTGGTGAGGAGGCCAATGACCTGCAACAGAAGCTGGAAGAAGTGCGACAGCCCCCACCCCGGGTCCGGCCAGTCCCCTCCCTGGTGCCTCGGCCCCCCCAAACATCACTGGTCAAGTTTGTGGGCAACATCTATACCCTCAAGTGCAG GTTCTGTGAAGTGGAATTCCAGGGCCCACTTTCCATCCAGGAAGAGTGGGTGCGACATTTACAGCGGCACATCCTGGAGATGAACTTCTCCAAAGCAGACCCTCCGCCTGAGGAGCCCCAGGCCCCGCAGGCACAGACAGCAGCTGTAGAGGCGCCCTAA
- the Wiz gene encoding protein Wiz isoform X7, which translates to MEGLLAGGLAAPDRPRGPERLPGPAPREDIEGGAEAAEGEGDIFRSAHYLPITKEGPRDILDGRSGISDGQPHPGLSEALPRATSATHRISSCYWDGDSLDFQPGSPPPHLLGPFPASLDVQGSWEHLMVQEAGEGILSEQRFEDSVIVRTMKPHAKLKGSRKFLHHQGELKFLEKYHSSHHKFDWLQGADEQGPLKDAGLHLDLPAQPSTVTSFRRVIVPVDDTPKTLDMEVLGTREDLEDFAELAQPSEWGLHTSASEVATQTWTVNSEASVERLQPLLSPVQTQPYLCELLQEVADGVDSQEEEEEEEPAVFPCLECSIYFKHKEHLLEHMSQHRRAPGQEPPADLAPLACSECGWAFTEPTALEQHWQLHQASREKIIEEIQKLKQFPGDEGREARLQCPKCVFGTNSSKAFMQHAKLHVREILPSQQAKEPYRGGSPVVDVGTLVCPSYGDSSGLSACIYCDFTAPSKSLLREHTRLVHAHAHWEEDGETFESNLTSQPGTSQDTYIHFPDTATMDYFGKSEPLLASWWQENPAGYDQGLAFGPDHQQRGMRDFPLLNSGQRPLEKLAFPSPMASASYSIQLNRNKSTVYLQRMEDKSRPWSEEEEEEEDEDVVLTSEMDFTSDNRAFPLPAIPSLIPQPALELKQTFQDALQAVEASQGQQQQLQGMVPIVLVAKLRPQVMAAASRASPKLPPEGLGLASTHPLDFLLLDTPLGGSLGLNTLLEGDPAMALKHEERKCPYCPDRFHNGIGLANHVRGHLNRVGVSYNVRHFISAEEVKAIERRFSFQKKKKKVANFDPGTFSLMRCDFCGAGFDTRAGLSSHARAHLRDFGITNWELTISPINILQELLATSAAELPPSPLGREPGGPPGSFLTSRRPRFPLTVPFPSTWAEDPGPIYGDAQSLTTCEVCGACFETRKGLSSHARSHLRQLGVAESESSGAPIDLLYELVKQKGLPDAPLGLPPNLTKKSNSPKELIAGASRPGLLALAKPMDAPAVNKAIKSPPSFSAKGLAHPSSSPLLKKAPLTLAGSPTPKNPEDKSPQLSLSPRPTSPKAQWPQSEDEGPLNLTSGPEPTRDIRCEFCGEFFENRKGLSSHARSHLRQMGVTEWYVNGSPIDTLREILKRRTQSRPGGHLHPPGPTPKALAKVVGSGGPGSSLEARSPSDLHISPLAKKLPPPPGSPLGHSPTASPPPTARKMFSGLATPSLPKKLKPEQMRVEIKREMLPGALHGEPHPSEGPWGTPREDMAPLNLSSRAEPVRDIRCEFCGEFFENRKGLSSHARSHLRQMGVTEWSVNGSPIDTLREILKKKSKLCLIKKEPPAGDLAPALAEDGSPTAAPGAMHSPMPLSPLASRPGKPGAGPTQVPRELSLSPITGAKPSATSYLGSVATKRPLQEDRFLPAEVKAKTYIQTELPFKAKTLHEKTSHSSTEACCELCGLYFENRKALASHARAHLRQFGVTEWCVNGSPIETLSEWIKHRPQKVGAYRSYIQGGRPFTKKFRSAGHGRDSDKRPPLGLAPGGLSLVGRSAGGEPGPEAGRAADSGERPLATSPPGTVKSEEHQRQNINKFERRQARPPDASAARGGEEANDLQQKLEEVRQPPPRVRPVPSLVPRPPQTSLVKFVGNIYTLKCRFCEVEFQGPLSIQEEWVRHLQRHILEMNFSKADPPPEEPQAPQAQTAAVEAP; encoded by the exons ATGGAGGGGTTACTGGCAGGTGGCCTTGCTGCCCCAGATCGTCCTCGAGGCCCAGAGAGACTGCCTGGCCCAGCTCCAAGAGAGGACATCGAGGGTGGGGCAGAAGCTGCTGAGGGGGAAGGTGATATTTTTCGATCTGCTCATTACCTACCAATCACGAAGGAAGGACCACGAGACATTCTGGATGGCCGAAGTGGCATTTCTG ATGGGCAGCCCCATCCTGGCCTCAGCGAAGCCCTCCCCCGTGCCACCTCCGCCACCCATCGGATCAGCAGCTG CTACTGGGATGGAGACAGCCTGGACTTTCAGCCGGGCTCCCCACCACCCCATCTTCTGGGCCCCTTCCCTGCATCCCTTGATGTTCAGGGGTCTTGGGAGCACCTCATGGTCCAGGAGGCCGGGGAGGGCATCCTGTCTGAGCAGAGGTTCGAGGACTCAGTTATTGTGAGAACTATGAAACCCCATGCCAAGCTCAAGGGCTCTAGAAAGTTCTTGCACCACCAGGGTGAACTGAAGTTCTTAGAGAAATaccattcaagccaccacaagtTTGACTGGCTCCAAGGTGCAGATGAACAGGGGCCTCTGAAGGATGCAGGGTTACACCTGGACCTCCCTGCCCAGCCATCGACTGTCACTTCCTTCAGGAGGGTAATTGTGCCAGTGGATGACACTCCTAAGACACTGGACATGGAGGTTTTGGGTACCAGAGAGGACCTAGAGGACTTTGCGGAACTGGCCCAGCCTTCTGAGTGGGGCCTCCACACGTCAGCCTCAGAAGTGGCCACACAGACCTGGACAGTGAACTCTGAAGCATCTGTGGAGCGACTGCAGCCCCTCCTGTCCCCAGTCCAGACCCAGCCATACCTGTGTGAACTTTTGCAGGAAGTAGCTGATGGGGTGGAcagccaggaggaggaggaggaggaggagccagctGTGTTTCCGTGCCTTGAGTGCAGCATCTACTTCAAGCACAAGGAGCACCTCTTAGAACACATGAGCCAGCACCGCCGAGCACCAGGCCAGGAGCCCCCAGCTGACCTGGCTCCACTGGCCTGTAGCGAATGTGGCTGGGCCTTCACAGAGCCTACTGCCCTGGAGCAGCACTGGCAACTACACCAGGCTTCCCGGGAGAAGATTATTGAAGAAATCCAAAAGCTGAAGCAATTTCCAGGTGATGAGGGCCGCGAGGCACGGCTGCAGTGCCCCAAGTGTGTCTTTGGCACCAATTCCTCTAAAGCCTTCATGCAACATGCCAAGCTGCATGTGCGTGAGATCCTGCCCAGCCAGCAGGCCAAGGAACCTTACAGGGGTGGCAGCCCAGTCGTAGATGTCGGCACCCTCGTCTGTCCCTCCTATGGAGACTCCTCAGGCCTCAGTGCCTGCATTTACTGTGACTTCACAGCACCTAGCAAGAGTCTGCTCAGGGAGCACACAAGGCTCGTACATGCCCATGCCCACTGGGAGGAGGATGGCGAGACCTTTGAGTCAAACCTCACTAGTCAGCCAGGGACTAGCCAGGATACATACATCCACTTCCCTGATACTGCTACCATGGACTATTTTGGCAAGTCTGAgcctctcttggcctcttggtGGCAGGAGAACCCTGCTGGATATGACCAGGGCCTAGCCTTTGGCCCAGACCATCAGCAGCGAGGCATGAGAGATTTCCCACTGTTAAACTCAGGCCAGCGGCCTCTTGAAAAGCTGGCTTTTCCTTCCCCCATGGCATCTGCTTCCTACTCCATACAGctcaatagaaacaaaagcactGTCTACCTTCAGAGAATGGAAGACAAGAGTCGCCCTTggagtgaagaggaggaggaggaggaagatgaagatgtAGTGCTAACTTCTGAAATGGATTTCACTTCTGATAATAGGGCTTTTCCACTCCCAGCCATCCCTAGCCTCATCCCTCAACCAGCCCTAGAGTTGAAGCAGACTTTCCAAGATGCCCTGCAGGCAGTTGAGGCCTCACAgggtcagcagcagcagctccaagGAATGGTGCCCATTGTTCTGGTGGCGAAGCTCAGGCCACAGGTCATGGCTGCAGCCAGCCGGGCATCCCCAAAGCTGCCACCTGAGGGACTGGGGCTGGCAAGCACCCATCCCCTGGACTTCCTGCTCCTAGATACACCCTTGGGTGGATCACTGGGTCTGAACACACTCCTAGAAGGGGATCCGGCCATGGCTCTAAAGCATGAGGAACGGAAATGCCCCTACTGTCCTGATCGTTTCCACAATGGCATCGGGCTGGCCAATCATGTTCGAGGCCACCTGAACCGTGTGGGTGTCAGCTACAATGTTCGGCATTTCATCTCTGCAGAGGAGGTGAAGGCCATTGAACGCAGGTTTTCcttccagaagaaaaagaaaaaag TGGCTAACTTCGACCCTGGCACCTTTAGCCTGATGCGATGTGACTTCTGTGGGGCTGGTTTTGATACTCGGGCTGGCCTTTCCAGTCATGCCCGGGCCCACCTTCGTGACTTTGGCATCACCAACTGGGAGCTTACCATCTCACCCATCAACATCCTGCAGGAGCTGCTGGCCACCTCAGCAGCTGAGTTGCCCCCGAGTCCCCTGGGCCGTGAGCCTGGTGGGCCACCTGGAAGCTTCCTGACTTCACGCCGGCCACGCTTCCCTCTCACCGTGCCCTTCCCATCCACCTGGGCTGAGGATCCTGGGCCAATCTACGGAGATG CCCAGAGCCTGACCACCTGTGAGGTCTGCGGTGCCTGCTTTGAAACACGAAAGGGCCTATCCAGCCACGCACGTTCACATCTGCGGCAGCTGGGGGTTGCAGAGTCAGAAAGCAGTGGTGCTCCCATCGACCTTCTCTATGAGCTGGTGAAGCAGAAGGGCCTGCCTGACGCTCCCCTTGGGCTGCCCCCTAACCTGACCAAGAAGTCCAACTCACCAAAGGAGTTGATTGCTGGGGCCTCCAGGCCTGGCCTGCTCGCCCTGGCCAAACCTATGGATGCCCCTGCTGTTAACAAAGCCATCAAGTCACCTCCAAGCTTCTCAGCCAAGGGCCTGGCCCACCCATCCAGCTCTCCACTCCTCAAGAAGGCCCCACTTACTCTGGCAGGATCTCCTACACCCAAGAATCCTGAAGACAAGAGCCCCCAGCTATCCCTGAGTCCCCGGCCGACCTCCCCAAAGGCACAATGGCCCCAGTCTGAGGATGAGGGGCCTCTGAATCTCA CTTCAGGCCCAGAGCCAACAAGAGACATCCGCTGTGAGTTCTGTGGTGAGTTCTTTGAGAACCGAAAGGGCCTGTCCAGCCATGCGCGCTCCCACCTGCGGCAGATGGGTGTGACTGAGTGGTATGTGAATGGTTCACCCATCGACACACTGCGGGAGATCTTGAAGAGACGGACCCAATCCAGGCCAGGTGGACACCTCCACCCACCAGGGCCTACCCCAAAAGCCCTAGCCAAGGTGGTGGGTAGCGGAGGTCCTGGCAGCTCACTAGAAGCCCGCAGTCCCTCGGATCTTCACATTTCACCCCTGGCCAAGAAGTTGCCACCGCCACCAGGCAGTCCCCTGGGCCATTCACCaactgcttctcctcctcccacGGCCCGGAAGATGTTCTCAGGCCTTGCTACTCCCTCCCTGCCCAAGAAACTGAAGCCTGAACAAATGAGAGTGGAAATCAAGCGGGAGATGCTGCCAGGGGCCCTTCATGGGGAGCCACACCCATCTGAGGGTCCCTGGGGCACGCCTCGAGAAGATATGGCACCCTTGAACCTGT CATCCAGGGCAGAGCCAGTGCGTGACATCCGTTGCGAGTTCTGTGGTGAGTTCTTTGAGAACCGCAAAGGCCTGTCCAGCCATGCGCGCTCCCACCTGCGCCAGATGGGTGTGACTGAGTGGTCTGTCAATGGCTCACCCATCGACACACTGCGGGAGATCCTGAAGAAGAAGTCCAAGCTGTGCCTCATCAAGAAAGAGCCTCCAGCTGGAGACCTGGCTCCTGCCCTGGCTGAGGATGGCTCCCCCACAGCAGCTCCTGGGGCTATGCATTCCCCAATGCCTTTGTCACCCCTGGCTAGCCGGCCTGGAAAACCAGGAGCTGGGCCAACCCAGGTTCCCCGGGAGCTCAGCCTGTCACCCATCACAGGGGCCAAGCCCTCAGCTACCAGCTACCTGGGCTCAGTGGCAACTAAACGGCCCCTACAGGAGGACCGCTTCCTCCCAGCAGAGGTCAAGGCCAAGACCTACATCCAGACTGAACTGCCCTTCAAGGCAAAGACTCTGCATGAGAAGACCTCCCACTCCT CCACCGAGGCCTGCTGTGAGCTCTGTGGCCTTTACTTTGAAAACCGCAAAGCCCTAGCCAGCCATGCGAGGGCGCACCTTCGGCAGTTCGGTGTGACAGAGTGGTGTGTCAACGGCTCTCCCATCGAGACGCTGAGTGAGTGGATCAAACACCGGCCCCAGAAAGTGGGCGCCTACCGAAGCTACATCCAGGGTGGCCGCCCCTTTACCAAGAAGTTCCGCAGCGCCGGCCATGGCCGTGACAGTGACAAGCGGCCACCCCTGGGGCTGGCACCTGGGGGCCTGTCCCTGGTTGGCCGAAGTGCTGGGGGGGAGCCGGGGCCTGAGGCTGGCAGGGCAGCTGACAGTGGTGAACGGCCTCTGGCAACCAGCCCACCTGGGACCGTGAAGTCAGAGGAGCACCAACGGCAGAATATCAATA AATTTGAACGCAGACAAGCCCGCCCCCCTGACGCCTCTGCAGCTAGGGGTGGTGAGGAGGCCAATGACCTGCAACAGAAGCTGGAAGAAGTGCGACAGCCCCCACCCCGGGTCCGGCCAGTCCCCTCCCTGGTGCCTCGGCCCCCCCAAACATCACTGGTCAAGTTTGTGGGCAACATCTATACCCTCAAGTGCAG GTTCTGTGAAGTGGAATTCCAGGGCCCACTTTCCATCCAGGAAGAGTGGGTGCGACATTTACAGCGGCACATCCTGGAGATGAACTTCTCCAAAGCAGACCCTCCGCCTGAGGAGCCCCAGGCCCCGCAGGCACAGACAGCAGCTGTAGAGGCGCCCTAA